From Scophthalmus maximus strain ysfricsl-2021 chromosome 14, ASM2237912v1, whole genome shotgun sequence, one genomic window encodes:
- the acp6 gene encoding lysophosphatidic acid phosphatase type 6 isoform X2 produces MRNLLTKAGVLGSASVALGSMLWSQKNTDSDRVASSGTAADPSSAYELKLVQVLFRHGARTPLKSIPNVMEVQWVPTLLEPPAHTHINHVVTDLRGGPRPSAPVEDSYRRNTLTGGTFPGQLTTVGMQQLYELGERLRRKYVEEVPFLSSTFSPAEVYVRSTNITRTIESARCLIAGLFQQKQKEIVHIFTTEAQSEILYPNYHGCKLLKILSSHRWAESSTLPDIAADLQSIHDALGIAAHQHVDFILIRDDMVAREAHGLPYPPVLDTWRDKVEQRAVEMIHYIYEPSKRENLQLCVGPLLHTMLTNLDEKVQGTSSEPNRKLFLYSAHDTTLIPCLMALGIFDMKWPPYAADITLELHQHRQTNEAFVKLSYAGQDHLIPGCSGVYCPLQEFKEALSAYSLTSELYQSVCNNTEGLTKP; encoded by the exons ATGAGGAATCTTTTGACCAAGGCAGGTGTTTTAGGCTCAGCGTCTGTAGCGCTTGGCTCAATGCTGTGgtcccaaaaaaacacagactcgGACCGAGTTGCTTCAAGTGGCACGGCTGCTGATCCCAGTTCTGCCTACGAGCTAAAACTGGTCCAAGTCCTGTTCCGACACGGTGCTCGAACCCCGCTGAAGTCAATACCTAATGTGATGGAG GTCCAGTGGGTGCCAACGCTCTTGGAGCCTCCGGCTCACACCCACATCAACCACGTAGTGACAGATCTTCGCGGCGGCCCCAGGCCCTCAGCCCCTGTAGAAGACAGCTATCGGAGAAACACGCTGACA GGTGGCACGTTCCCTGGTCAGCTGACCACGGTGGGCATGCAGCAGCTGTACGAGCTGGGCgagaggctgaggaggaagTATGTTGAGGAGGTTCCCTTCCTCAGCTCCACCTTTAGCCCGGCTGAGGTCTA tgtgcGCTCCACTAACATTACGAGGACCATTGAATCTGCCAGGTGCCTGATAGCGGGGCtctttcagcaaaaacaaaaag AAATTGTTCATATATTCACAACTGAGGCACAATCTGAAATCCTGTATCCAAACTACCACGGATGCAAGCTGCTCAAAATCCTTAGCAG CCACCGCTGGGCAGAGTCGTCCACTCTGCCAGACATTGCGGCAGACCTGCAGAGCATCCACGACGCACTGGGCATCGCTGCTCACCAGCACGTCGACTTCATCCTCATTAGGGATGACATGGTCGCCAGAGAG GCGCACGGCCTGCCCTACCCACCAGTGCTGGACACCTGGAGGGATAAAGTGGAGCAGAGAGCCGTGGAAATGATTCACTACATCTATGAACCCAGCAAGAG GGAGAACCTGCAGCTGTGCGTGGGACCGCTATTGCACACAATGTTAACCAACTTGGACGAGAAAGTGCAGGGCACCTCGTCTGAGCCAAACAG GAAGCTGTTTTTGTACTCCGCGCACGACACCACTTTGATTCCCTGTCTCATGGCTTTGGGGATTTTTGACATGAAATGGCCTCCGTACGCAGCCGACATCACCCTCGAGCTGCACCAACACCGGCAGACCAACGAGGCCTTTGTCAAATTGTCATACGCGGGCCAG GATCACCTCATTCCAGGTTGCAGTGGAGTCTACTGCCCCCTGCAGGAGTTTAAAGAGGCCCTCTCAGCATACtccctgacctctgaactctACCAGTCTGTTTGTAATAACACAGAGGGTTTAACCAAACCCTGA
- the acp6 gene encoding lysophosphatidic acid phosphatase type 6 isoform X1 produces the protein MLESPTITTRSAMRNLLTKAGVLGSASVALGSMLWSQKNTDSDRVASSGTAADPSSAYELKLVQVLFRHGARTPLKSIPNVMEVQWVPTLLEPPAHTHINHVVTDLRGGPRPSAPVEDSYRRNTLTGGTFPGQLTTVGMQQLYELGERLRRKYVEEVPFLSSTFSPAEVYVRSTNITRTIESARCLIAGLFQQKQKEIVHIFTTEAQSEILYPNYHGCKLLKILSSHRWAESSTLPDIAADLQSIHDALGIAAHQHVDFILIRDDMVAREAHGLPYPPVLDTWRDKVEQRAVEMIHYIYEPSKRENLQLCVGPLLHTMLTNLDEKVQGTSSEPNRKLFLYSAHDTTLIPCLMALGIFDMKWPPYAADITLELHQHRQTNEAFVKLSYAGQDHLIPGCSGVYCPLQEFKEALSAYSLTSELYQSVCNNTEGLTKP, from the exons ATGTTGGAATCACCAACAATCACAACACG TTCAGCCATGAGGAATCTTTTGACCAAGGCAGGTGTTTTAGGCTCAGCGTCTGTAGCGCTTGGCTCAATGCTGTGgtcccaaaaaaacacagactcgGACCGAGTTGCTTCAAGTGGCACGGCTGCTGATCCCAGTTCTGCCTACGAGCTAAAACTGGTCCAAGTCCTGTTCCGACACGGTGCTCGAACCCCGCTGAAGTCAATACCTAATGTGATGGAG GTCCAGTGGGTGCCAACGCTCTTGGAGCCTCCGGCTCACACCCACATCAACCACGTAGTGACAGATCTTCGCGGCGGCCCCAGGCCCTCAGCCCCTGTAGAAGACAGCTATCGGAGAAACACGCTGACA GGTGGCACGTTCCCTGGTCAGCTGACCACGGTGGGCATGCAGCAGCTGTACGAGCTGGGCgagaggctgaggaggaagTATGTTGAGGAGGTTCCCTTCCTCAGCTCCACCTTTAGCCCGGCTGAGGTCTA tgtgcGCTCCACTAACATTACGAGGACCATTGAATCTGCCAGGTGCCTGATAGCGGGGCtctttcagcaaaaacaaaaag AAATTGTTCATATATTCACAACTGAGGCACAATCTGAAATCCTGTATCCAAACTACCACGGATGCAAGCTGCTCAAAATCCTTAGCAG CCACCGCTGGGCAGAGTCGTCCACTCTGCCAGACATTGCGGCAGACCTGCAGAGCATCCACGACGCACTGGGCATCGCTGCTCACCAGCACGTCGACTTCATCCTCATTAGGGATGACATGGTCGCCAGAGAG GCGCACGGCCTGCCCTACCCACCAGTGCTGGACACCTGGAGGGATAAAGTGGAGCAGAGAGCCGTGGAAATGATTCACTACATCTATGAACCCAGCAAGAG GGAGAACCTGCAGCTGTGCGTGGGACCGCTATTGCACACAATGTTAACCAACTTGGACGAGAAAGTGCAGGGCACCTCGTCTGAGCCAAACAG GAAGCTGTTTTTGTACTCCGCGCACGACACCACTTTGATTCCCTGTCTCATGGCTTTGGGGATTTTTGACATGAAATGGCCTCCGTACGCAGCCGACATCACCCTCGAGCTGCACCAACACCGGCAGACCAACGAGGCCTTTGTCAAATTGTCATACGCGGGCCAG GATCACCTCATTCCAGGTTGCAGTGGAGTCTACTGCCCCCTGCAGGAGTTTAAAGAGGCCCTCTCAGCATACtccctgacctctgaactctACCAGTCTGTTTGTAATAACACAGAGGGTTTAACCAAACCCTGA
- the bcl9 gene encoding B-cell CLL/lymphoma 9 protein, producing MLEVQEERPAAAGTAATHFNKKERGKKEREEAKDSRGNLSNIGNPVPGSRNVRAKAPLTHTGSPHQLITPPCSVVLGAPSMHSNRLKNSPSTNTQSPKPKTEAMVRSPPVMSPSTAAQMDSKMPNQGKPGSTSSQSQSSPCDPKTMGNKGAQNVAGGMGLKNGQGLTSGPSSKVKVKRERSTSVESFDQPESGTPTSEEKDSSRVKRMCVAERRQPYSGADWCSGGESDEDDKGFFNCNSSDVKPQDSVTHPTSNAGLSRSSTPSHNTLGGQGSTTEPASGQKPGTKLVYVFTTEMANKAADAVLTGHTENIIAFHMKNISNSKDKAHVLLNNAANALRNDSKPPQQPTSHAQDQSHQPGSKPSLPGMAEPAQPQPSNQGSQSGVLPQEGSSAGGMESKNLPGSSPSNTSAPVDQAPVTQPEAGLNPPTTGEGGQGGGSGGVGLTPQQQQQQQQLAQELLNMEANTEGLSQEQLEHRQRSLQTLRDIQRMLFPDDRDAPQTGPPQSHGGVHDGGPDGAPRRSEQGPLQAMMAQSQSLGPPGGPGGPRPQGPPFGPPHGPRDMPPFPQDEMGPHMGGPGGCGEGDQMTPEQVAWLKLQQEFYEEKRKKQEMQHRPLPPDMMMHPHGPRAMMRGPPPPYQMGPGEMWGGPGGPPDHYPERMAMGPGPGPGPRGMPPHMQRMPGFSGMMNPEMEGPPRPGMGWPDDMPPRMGDARGFPGGPGGMFPGPGGRGERFPNPQAVQEAMFHQGMGGEKGIPPGMMMDMQRMMGHQRGGMEPGNGMGMFPRMPGDGPMSPSSRLQAMGGREMVPEFGMGPGPGPHMHPSKLREPPMNMSPDEMMRMSRGPPMESMGPQGRPMQGPVFPEQTQPGDFPMGPGRPFPGGPGGMRGPHADQAFGPEHRSTPAGGNGRMNHLASAGGPSQGQRGRKPADLNVQAGGGNSPSVNPLKSPPLRQVQSPMMGSPSGNLKSPQTPSQLAGMLTGPTGPNAPPAPQSSAPMKSPHSMMGSAGASPVHMRSPSLPNPSPGWASSPKPPMQSPGVPPQGGKPPLSITSPNMMGNMEQGGNGPPSAPPSGGPSGSMSHPGNVPSGSPYTIPPEPTLSQNPLSIMMSRMSKFAMPSSTPLYHDAIKTVASSDDDSPPARSPNLPSVNNNGMVMNHQGNPRMMGPGNAGPMPALSPLGMNPMGSQPLSHGMPPQMPSPNAPNMGPGMMPHGMMIPPNPQDPGMANPQMMPQGRMGYPHRSQGYPLTQSPSQQGPFSPHNGPGPQGFPGHPMGFQGEGGPMGGRMGNMPHGGGGDGGMCKPNNPGGPEFNNMQGGFSDADLHEVMRPGASGIPEFDLSRIIPSEKPSQTLSYFPRGGGDNPGGKPPHPSGFPMQGMMADGPPRMGMSMQGMGGMPGGPGGGMGPQDMPMGNPGHNSMRPPGFMGQGMMGPQHRMMSPGGPGGMMQGRQMAHPGPGGSPNMMMSLQGMGGPPQQTMMMGGQMRPRDMDMGFSPGPGMF from the exons ATGTTGGAGGTCCAAGAGGAAAGGCCAGCGGCGGCAGGTACAGCAGCGACACACTTCAACAAGAAGGAGCGAGGGAAGAAAGAGCGAGAGGAGGCCAAGGACAGTCGGGGAAACCTCTCGAACATCGGGAATCCAGTTCCGGGCTCGAGGAACGTGCGCGCAAAAGCGCCGCTCACGCACACGGGCAGTCCTCACCAGCTCATCACCCCACCCTGTTCTGTAGTCCTGGGAGCCCCATCAATGCACTCCAATAGGCTAAAGAACTCCCCGTCCACCAACACACAAAG CCCTAAACCTAAGACGGAGGCCATGGTACGATCACCTCCCGTCATGTCCCCCTCCACTGCTGCCCAGATGGACTCTAAAATGCCCAATCAGGGGAAACCAGGGAGCaccagcagccaatcacagtcctCACCGTGTGATCCCAAGACCATGGGCAACAAAGGGGCTCAAAATGTGGCAGGGGGCATGGGGCTGAAGAATGGCCAGGGCCTGACCTCTGGCCCAAGCTCCAAGGTTAAAGTCAAAAGGGAGAGAAGCACCTCAGTGGAGTCATTTGATCAGCCAGAGAGCGGCACGCCCACGAGTGAAGAGAAAG ACAGTAGCAGGGTGAAGAGGATGTGTGTGGCAGAGAGGAGGCAGCCGTACAGTGGAGCTGACTGGTGCTCTGGGGGAGAAAGTGACGAAGATGACAAAGGATTCTTCA ACTGTAACTCCAGTGACGTGAAGCCCCAGGACTCAGTCACACATCCTACCTCCAATGCTGGACTCAGTCGCTCCTCGACACCTTCCCACAATACGCTGGGAGGCCAGGGCTCCACAACAGAACCAGCTAGTGGCCAGAAACCAGGCACAAAACTTGTTTATGTCTTCACCACGGAGATGGCCAACAA GGCAGCCGATGCAGTTCTAACTGGCCACACAGAAAATATCATTGCCTTCCACATGAAAAACATCTCTAACAGCAAGGACAAAGCTCACGTTCTCTTG AACAATGCAGCAAACGCTCTCCGAAATGACTCTAAGCCTCCTCAGCAGCCTACATCCCATGCCCAAGATCAGAGCCATCAGCCTGGATCCAAACCGTCCTTACCTGGCATGGCAGAGCCAGCCCAACCCCAGCCTTCAAACCAAGGGAGCCAGTCTGGTGTTCTTCCACAGGAAGGGTCATCTGCTGGAGGCATGGAATCCAAAAATCTTCCTGGCAGTAGCCCCAGTAACACTTCAGCTCCAGTTGACCAGGCCCCTGTCACCCAACCTGAGGCAGGCCTCAACCCTCCTACAACAGGTGAAGGAGGGCAGGGTGGAGGCTCTGGTGGAGTGGGGCTGACaccccagcagcagcaacaacagcagcagctggcccAGGAGCTGTTGAACATGGAGGCCAACACAGAGGGCCTGTCCCAAGAACAGTTGGAGCATCGGCAGCGTTCCCTGCAGACCTTGCGAGATATCCAGCGCATGCTTTTCCCTGATGACCGAGATGCCCCACAAACTGGGCCCCCACAGTCCCATGGTGGAGTGCATGATGGAGGCCCTGATGGTGCACCCCGGAGGTCTGAGCAGGGCCCCCTACAGGCTATGATGGCGCAGTCACAGAGCCTTGGACCGCCAGGTGGGCCAGGAGGCCCCCGTCCACAGGGTCCACCCTTTGGCCCTCCCCATGGTCCCAGGGACATGCCCCCATTTCCGCAGGATGAAATGGGTCCACATATGGGGGGTCCAGGGGGCTGTGGAGAAGGGGATCAGATGACGCCAGAACAGGTGGCTTGGTTGAAGTTACAACAGGAATTTTatgaagagaaaaggaagaagcaaGAAATGCAACACCGGCCACTTCCTCCAGACATGATGATGCACCCCCATGGTCCACGTGCCATGATGCGCGGGCCCCCACCTCCTTACCAGATGGGCCCAGGCGAGATGTGGGGGGGGCCAGGTGGTCCACCAGACCACTACCCAGAACGCATGGCCATGGGCCCTGGCCCGGGCCCCGGCCCCAGAGGTATGCCTCCTCATATGCAGAGGATGCCTGGCTTTTCTGGTATGATGAATCCTGAGATGGAGGGACCCCCCAGGCCTGGAATGGGCTGGCCTGACGACATGCCTCCCAGGATGGGAGATGCACGAGGCTTCCCTGGAGGACCTGGGGGAATGTTTCCTGGTCCAGGGGGTCGGGGTGAgcgtttcccaaacccccaggCAGTCCAAGAAGCAATGTTCCACCAAGGAATGGGTGGAGAGAAGGGCATCCCTCCTGGGATGATGATGGACATGCAAAGGATGATGGGGCATCAAAGAGGTGGTATGGAACCTGGTAATGGCATGGGTATGTTTCCCAGAATGCCTGGTGATGGTCCTATGAGTCCATCGTCACGGCTCCAGGCAATGGGGGGCAGGGAAATGGTGCCTGAGTTTGGCATGGGCCCTGGGCCAGGACCACACATGCACCCTTCGAAATTACGAGAGCCTCCCATGAATATGAGTCCAGACGAGATGATGAGAATGAGTAGAGGTCCTCCAATGGAGAGTATGGGTCCACAAGGCAGGCCCATGCAGGGTCCTGTCTTCCCTGAGCAGACACAGCCAGGAGACTTTCCTATGGGGCCTGGGCGACCCTTCCCAGGGGGTCCTGGAGGAATGAGGGGTCCACATGCAGACCAAGCCTTCGGTCCAGAGCACAGATCTACACCAGCAGGAGGTAACGGCCGTATGAACCACCTTGCCTCCGCTGGTGGCCCTTCACAAGGTCAGAGGGGCCGAAAGCCAGCAGATCTGAATGTCCAAGCAGGAGGAGGGAACTCTCCCAGTGTTAATCCACTCAAGTCCCCACCTCTGAGGCAAGTGCAGTCTCCAATGATGGGCTCCCCCTCTGGAAACCTTAAATCGCCCCAGACACCGTCCCAGCTGGCTGGCATGCTAACTGGTCCCACAGGTCCTAACgcccctccagctcctcaatCTTCAGCACCAATGAAGTCCCCCCACTCCATGATGGGATCAGCAGGTGCCTCTCCTGTACATATGAGGTCTCCCTCTCTTCCTAACCCCTCTCCAGGATGGGCTTCCTCACCAAAACCACCCATGCAGAGTCCAGGAGTGCCACCTCAGGGTGGCAAGCCTCCCCTCAGTATCACTTCACCAAATATGATGGGGAATATGGAGCAAG GTGGAAACGGTCCTCCCTCAGCCCCTCCATCAGGGGGTCCATCTGGCTCAATGTCCCACCCAGGCAATGTCCCGTCTGGCAGTCCGTACACCATACCACCTGAGCCAACACTATCCCAGAACCCTCTCTCCATCATGATGTCACGCATGTCCAAGTTTGCCATGCCCAGCTCTACCCCTCTTTACCATGATGCCATAAAGACTGTTGCCAGCTCTGATGACGACTCGCCTCCGGCCCGCTCCCCTAACCTGCCTTCAGTGAACAATAATG GTATGGTAATGAACCACCAAGGCAATCCACGTATGATGGGACCTGGAAACGCCGGACCCATGCCCGCCCTCAGCCCTCTGGGTATGAATCCAATGGGATCTCAGCCCCTCTCCCATGGCATGCCTCCACAGATGCCCTCTCCCAATGCCCCTAATATGGGTCCAGGAATGATGCCTCATGGCATGATGATACCACCAAATCCCCAAGACCCTGGTATGGCAAACCCTCAAATGATGCCCCAGGGACGCATGGGTTACCCTCACCGAAGCCAGGGATACCCCCTCACCCAGTCCCCTTCCCAGCAAGGCCCCTTCTCCCCACACAATGGTCCTGGTCCTCAAGGTTTCCCTGGCCATCCCATGGGCTTCCAGGGAGAAGGAGGCCCTATGGGTGGACGGATGGGGAACATGCCTCACGGGGGAGGGGGTGATGGGGGTATGTGTAAACCCAATAACCCGGGGGGACCAGAGTTCAACAACATGCAAGGTGGATTCAGTGATGCAGATCTTCATGAGGTGATGCGGCCGGGAGCGTCCGGCATTCCTGAGTTTGACCTGTCCAGGATAATCCCATCAGAGAAGCCCAGCCAGACTCTGTCTTACTTCcccagaggtggaggagacaaCCCTGGGGGAAAACCACCACACCCCTCTGGTTTCCCCATGCAGGGCATGATGGCCGATGGCCCGCCACGGATGGGAATGTCCATGCAGGGGATGGGGGGGATGCCTGGGGGACCTGGCGGGGGAATGGGCCCCCAAGACATGCCAATGGGTAATCCTGGCCACAACTCGATGCGGCCACCAGGATTCATGGGCCAGGGCATGATGGGACCCCAGCACCGGATGATGTCCCCTGGGGGTCCGGGAGGGATGATGCAGGGGAGACAAATGGCCCACCCTGGCCCTGGTGGTTCACCtaacatgatgatgtcactgcagGGCATGGGCGGCCCTCCACAGCAGACAATGATGATGGGGGGTCAGATGAGGCCACGTGACATGGACATGGGATTCAGTCCGGGCCCTGGAATGTTCTAA
- the gja5a gene encoding gap junction protein, alpha 5a, with protein MGDWSLLGNFLEEVQEHSTSVGKVWLTILFIFRILVLGTAAESSWGDEQSDFLCDTQQPGCTNVCYDSAFPIAHIRYWVLQIVFVSTPSLIYMGHAMHIVRREEKQRRREQEEREAGGDGGGDLEGEKEYLQQKESAKEMAPASGGSVRIHLRGALLQTYILSILIRTVMEVTFVVVQYLIYGVFLKALYLCKAWPCPNPVNCYMSRPTEKNVFIIFMLVVAGVSLLLSILELYHLGWKSVRRCVRNKVIQRKNQKAVTVAMSAALEPNSPPRPAVACTPPPDFSQCLAAPSSMNAMTSMASHPFNTRMALQQNSVNSATERHHSCENLEDEEDFLRIRYDQAPMELPNSCAPSPLPHSGYMKDKRRLSRTSGTSSRARQGDLAV; from the coding sequence ATGGGGGATTGGAGTCTCCTGGGGAATTTCCTAGAGGAGGTCCAGGAACACTCCACCTCAGTCGGGAAGGTTTGGCTCAccatcctcttcatctttcGCATACTTGTGCTGGGCACGGCGGCCGAGTCCTCGTGGGGCGACGAGCAAAGCGATTTCCTGTGCGACACTCAACAGCCCGGTTGCACCAACGTGTGTTATGACAGCGCCTTCCCCATCGCCCACATCCGTTACTGGGTGCTGcagattgtttttgtctccacGCCGTCCCTCATCTACATGGGGCACGCCATGCACATAGTGCgcagggaggagaagcagcggaggagggagcaggaggagagggaggcaggaggTGACGGTGGTGGAGACCTCGAGGGGGAGAAGGAGTACCTCCAGCAGAAGGAGAGCGCGAAGGAGATGGCACCTGCATCAGGCGGGAGTGTCCGTATTCACCTGAGAGGGGCGCTGCTGCAGACTTACATCCTGAGCATCTTGATCCGCACAGTAATGGAGGTGACGTTCGTTGTTGTGCAGTACCTGATCTATGGGGTGTTCCTCAAAGCGCTGTACCTGTGCAAGGCGTGGCCCTGCCCCAACCCAGTCAACTGCTACATGTCCCGCCCCACAGAGAAGaatgtcttcatcatcttcatgctGGTGGTGGCCGGCGTGTCTCTACTGCTGTCTATTTTGGAGCTCTACCACCTCGGTTGGAAGAGTGTCAGAAGGTGCGTACGCAACAAAGTGATCCAGAGGAAGAACCAGAAAGCTGTGACAGTGGCCATGTCTGCAGCTTTAGAGCCAAACAGCCCCCCGCGGCCCGCGGTTGCCTGCACCCCACCCCCCGACTTCAGCCAGTGCCTGGCAGCCCCGAGCTCCATGAACGCCATGACCTCCATGGCCTCGCATCCCTTCAACACCAGGATGGCGCTGCAGCAGAACTCAGTCAACTCGGCCACCGAGCGGCATCACAGCTGCGAGAAcctggaggacgaggaagacTTCCTGAGGATAAGATATGACCAGGCTCCCATGGAGCTGCCCAACAGCTGTGCCCCATCGCCTCTGCCGCACTCTGGCTACATGAAGGACAAACGCCGCCTCAGCAGGACCAGTGGGACCAGCAGTCGGGCTCGCCAGGGTGACCTGGCAGTATGA